In the Terriglobus sp. RCC_193 genome, GATGTAAGCGAGATAGACCACGCTGGCGAAGAGAAAAATCTTCTCGACGCTTTTGTAATCGCCTTTCACAACGAGTGCCCACACCAGGAACGCACAGATAGGCACGGCGATGTATTTGCTGACATGAAAGAGACCGAGTGCGCCAGCAATACCGGTGAACTCCGCAATAACATTGCCAAAATTCACCACCACCAGCAACAACATGATGATGAAGGTCAGGCGCAGGCCAAACTCTTCGCGGATGAGATCGCTAAGCCCTTTGCCGGTAACCGCGCCCATGCGCGCGCACATCTCCTGCACCACGATGAGCGCGATGGTGATGGGAATCATCGTCCACAGCAGCGCGTAGCCATACTGCGCGCCCGCCTGCGAATACGTGAAGATGCCGCCCGCATCGTTGTCCACGTTGGCCGTGATGAAGCCAGGGCCAAGTGCTGCAAGAAAGAAGAGGATGCGGTAACGCCAGACCTTCAGCCACTTCACGCGTCACACTCCGCATGGATGGAGGCGGCTGATTCCTGCACCTTTTCGTAAAGTTTGCGCGCGGCCTCGTCTCTTGCGGAGGGCACAGCAAACGCGGCATTCTCCGCAATATGTTTCCGGTTCTTCGACGAGAACAACAGTACGCCAGAAGGATTCATCTGCAAGGCGGCGCGCATCATCAATTCACTCAGGACTCCGCCATCGGCAAGATCCTGATTCACTGCCGCGGACCACTCCCTCATCCGAGGCGGCGATGCAGACAACCACTGCCGCAAACGTCGGAAGTTATCGCCAAGCGAACGGTGATGGATGCGAAACGCAGCGTCCGAACGAGCCGCATCAAAGACGGACCACTCACACTGAATGACCTGCGCATAGGCGGGGCTTTCCTGCTGAATGGCCTCAACATGCGCGGGATCGGTACCAATCCCGAATGCGCCAATCTTGCCTGCGGACTTCGCTGCTTGCAGGAACTCCAACAGAGCCGCGTTGCGTACTTCTTCAGCCGTTGCGTCATGCAGCAGGAACAGGTCAATGCGTTCCACACGCAGATCGCGCAGGCTCTTTTCCAATGATGCGGAAGCCTTTTCCGGCGACAGATCACGTGGTGCGCGCGGCCCTGCAACACTCTTTGCCACGCGTTGCGCACGTTGCTTCAAGCCAGGAACAGCCTTCACCAGCGGCGCGACAAAACGACGTGCCGTGGCGATCATGCCGGGATGTTTTGCAGGCGGGATGCCGAACTTTGTTGCGACGGTTACCTCGCCCGGATGCCGGGAGAGGAACTCGCCGAGGCAGGCCTCTGCTTCGCCATAACCGTACATCGGCGCGACATCAAAGTGGCGAATGCCCGCTTCAAATGCCCACTCCAGCGTCCGCAACGACTGTCGGCGATCCATGCTGCCCATCAGGCTGGAGCCGCCGAAGCCAAGCCGCGTTGTGCGTCTTGCCGTGTCCGCGAGTTGAACTGTATCCACCATGTTTATTGCAGTATCACCTAAGCGTTACGTGTGCCGTTCAGGATTGCGCCAGTGTTGCGCCCAGGCGCAATGCCAGTGCCAGCGCGGTATGTGTGGGGTTGGAATAGCCGCCGGTCGGGAAGACTCCGGCACTGCATAGGTGCAGGTTCTTCGTTCCCCATAGGAGCAGGTTGGTATCCACCACGCCCTTTGCAGGATCGGCAGACATGCGCGTACCGCCAATGTGATGCAGGCCATCGTCACAGTGCGCACGGATCGCATCATCCGACGCGAGATCAATGCGCGGCTTCAAACGCGCAATGCCCTGCTGTATCAGCTCGTCACCGGTCAATTGCAGAAAGGTGCGGATGGTGGCCAGTTCCAACTTCGAAATAACCCAGCGCAGACTGGAGCGACGCATACCCAGTGCGTCTCGATCGTCTGTAAGTGTGATGCGGCTCTCTGAATCAGGCTGCTGTTCACAGTGCACACGCATGGTGATGCGCGCACTCGGCGCCACGTACACGCGATGACGTGCTGCATAAGCCCACGTCTGTTTCAGCAATAGAGGCAGGTTCTGCATCAGCGCGGAAATCTGTGTACTATCCACGTCTTTCCATTGGCGATAAAGCAGGCGCTTGCCGATTGCTTTCACCGCCGCGCCACGCTCTTCCGTATCGTCGTGGAACGCCATAGTCGCCGCCACGTTCAGAATCCTGCGTTGCTCCTGCTGCCGTGCACTCAATCGAAACTTCGGGTGGAATTTGTAGCCGTTCAGAAGCACGTTAGTGAATGCAGCAAAGAATCGACCGCGGTCCAGCGGTTCCACATCCATCACATCGCAATCCACGTGGTCCTGAAAGCCTCGTCCTACCAGGCCATTGGGATTCCATGCGACTCCATGCTTCTCTTCCAGGTGCAGCAACAGCCGCGACGTTTCAATGGCTCCGGTGGCCAGCACAAACTCGTTTGCGGTCACACGCGCGGTGTTGCCATTCAGGCTGCGAAGGATTGCCGCGCGGATGTGTGCGTCATCGTCTGCACGCTCCAAGTCCACCAGGTTCGCGTGTACCAGCACCGTAAGGTGTGGCGACGACGCCATCTCCGCGCCGTGGACTTTCGCAAAGTTTGGCTGCTTAAGCCAGCGTGTGAAATACGGTTGCAGATCCGGCCCAAGCTGCGGCGCGGACATACCCAGAGCCTTCCACACCGCGGCATCTTCGCCGATAGCGCCCAGGCTTTCGTATTGAATCGCTTCTGCATAAAACGGCATCAGTTCTTCGCGTGACACATCCCATCCGCTGTGCGGAACCCATTCGCGATGCGCAAAGTCAATAGGCTCCAGCGGCAGTATCTGGCCACCCCATCGCGTGGTGGTGCCGCCCCATGTACGAAAGCGACCGGTGTGAACGCCGGTGTGTGGCTGCTCCGTCACATCCGTGCGGTAAAGCTGCTGCGAAGCTTCTTCCAATACAGCGCCACCGCTTTCCACCAGCAGAACGCGTTTCCCGGCGCGCAGCAGGCGCACCGTAAGCACGATGCCGACGGCACCTGCCCCAACGACGCAGACGTCATAGGCAGCTTCGTTTGTGAATGGCTGCTTCTCCAGATCAAACGTCA is a window encoding:
- a CDS encoding aldo/keto reductase, with product MVDTVQLADTARRTTRLGFGGSSLMGSMDRRQSLRTLEWAFEAGIRHFDVAPMYGYGEAEACLGEFLSRHPGEVTVATKFGIPPAKHPGMIATARRFVAPLVKAVPGLKQRAQRVAKSVAGPRAPRDLSPEKASASLEKSLRDLRVERIDLFLLHDATAEEVRNAALLEFLQAAKSAGKIGAFGIGTDPAHVEAIQQESPAYAQVIQCEWSVFDAARSDAAFRIHHRSLGDNFRRLRQWLSASPPRMREWSAAVNQDLADGGVLSELMMRAALQMNPSGVLLFSSKNRKHIAENAAFAVPSARDEAARKLYEKVQESAASIHAECDA
- a CDS encoding GMC oxidoreductase; amino-acid sequence: MTFDLEKQPFTNEAAYDVCVVGAGAVGIVLTVRLLRAGKRVLLVESGGAVLEEASQQLYRTDVTEQPHTGVHTGRFRTWGGTTTRWGGQILPLEPIDFAHREWVPHSGWDVSREELMPFYAEAIQYESLGAIGEDAAVWKALGMSAPQLGPDLQPYFTRWLKQPNFAKVHGAEMASSPHLTVLVHANLVDLERADDDAHIRAAILRSLNGNTARVTANEFVLATGAIETSRLLLHLEEKHGVAWNPNGLVGRGFQDHVDCDVMDVEPLDRGRFFAAFTNVLLNGYKFHPKFRLSARQQEQRRILNVAATMAFHDDTEERGAAVKAIGKRLLYRQWKDVDSTQISALMQNLPLLLKQTWAYAARHRVYVAPSARITMRVHCEQQPDSESRITLTDDRDALGMRRSSLRWVISKLELATIRTFLQLTGDELIQQGIARLKPRIDLASDDAIRAHCDDGLHHIGGTRMSADPAKGVVDTNLLLWGTKNLHLCSAGVFPTGGYSNPTHTALALALRLGATLAQS